One genomic segment of Accipiter gentilis chromosome 29, bAccGen1.1, whole genome shotgun sequence includes these proteins:
- the PHPT1 gene encoding 14 kDa phosphohistidine phosphatase, with translation MAAAAAAAEALSRVADVEIDGGGVFKYVLVRVRAAGGPGKDVVRGHGWAEYHADIYEQTARELAQQGLGCECLGGGRLSHRPEERKIHVYGYSVGFGRADHSVTTEKLKTKYPDYEITWADEGY, from the exons atggcggcggcggcggcggcggcggaggcgctGTCGCGGGTGGCGGACGTGGAGATCGACGGCGGCGGCGTCTTCAAGTACGTGCTGGTGCGCGTGCGCGCGGCCGGCGGGCCCGGGAAGGACGTCGTGCGCGGCCACGGCTGGGCCGAGTACCATG CCGACATCTACGAGCAGACGGCGCGGGAACTGGCGCAGCAGGGCCTGGGCTGCGAGTGCCTGGGGGGCGGCCGGCTCTCCCACCGCCCCGAGGAGAGGAAGATCCACGTCTACGGGTACTCGGTG GGCTTTGGGCGAGCGGACCACTCCGTGACTACAGAGAAGCTGAAAACCAAGTATCCGGACTACGAGATCACCTGGGCAGATGAAGGCTACTGA
- the AJM1 gene encoding apical junction component 1 homolog — MTRTDPPDILVSTVYQDIKVATAAPKDSIVCQPLAQCDASMSSSLTHEPQPFNKRHCRSFDFLESLDEQLGTPPAMERPCPRPGTPEPTPGLPGRRAPPKPDPYAGRAPPPRSEPKRRARSKSAPRVKSTFTPVPISVSASPPLARRGREALRVAREPSRPEPSPRRESQVPLRALANEVHPIKLQPQRSSVSRISPLCLGSNCFEEGPGAKVGASPHVKCRVDIKPDEAVLVHAARSLRAPQSRQEPPRWPRAPGAARSLAVPGSRQASASRTPTPSDSYSGDPPFLPYPSEYYEADPRALAYQTVPVPASRDFREYPERGCMTFSAPGVPAKFFYAEEPVRCPSPAMPLRSSGYASYPYPGRHAIPQHFYAEDPAKTAIHTVPPRTLYVEEARGYPVQEAPARAFYGDEPRFYAPRGTPVKTLYAEDARTYPALGSSSRVFYAEDYGKYREREMLSRTCPPPRSTQPLHFGDWYCPERSTLPYQTLQVSRFAPQPPGREAMVSSWHASYGVTPPRLGRESQHYSKSWDNILAPAVHREEVLQRGRSYENLLAQEQHRALSPEERRQPVVINLSSSPKRYAALSLSESSILERVHADGGRGPPGRSWYVTPEITITDNDIRADGLGRSERRSASWDVLDGGRERGPYAVPCTPQPVPRESGSGRQRSLEQLDELITDLVIDYKPAPDHRAGHRDSLAEQLKQLLSSSTPGPPRRGEGRRVPPGVPEGPRPTKEQPGPSSRASAPRPQPAPLSVGPFEKSPENCSPDLSAEEDDMMMCSNAKCRRTETMFNACLYFKSCHSCYTYYCSRHCRREDWDTHKESCVYGRVGSVCRHVLQFCRENAEVHKAFSRIAKVGYLSRGRGVLFLGFPNAGSAENFLQFGLESLLMSPTYLSLRELESYSDNLGEYARELRETGNQYDPDECFLLNVTVAVTQKVPERPSPKMQVPTVRKYAKVALASSSPEKKILKKERDMETLILTPPPGTADIDKEGEEGRKAREVCFINIQRELRIRGVFLRHEFPAVYEQLCDFVESNKRFTPTTIYPIDKRTGKQFMCMIMAASEPRTLDWVASPNLLDDIM, encoded by the coding sequence ATGACACGAACAGACCCACCTGACATCCTGGTGTCTACGGTGTACCAAGACATAAAGGTGGCCACCGCAGCCCCCAAGGATTCGATTGTCTGCCAGCCCTTGGCACAATGTGACGCCTCCATGTCCTCGTCCCTGACCCACGAGCCGCAGCCCTTCAACAAGCGCCATTGCAGGAGCTTTGACTTCCTCGAGTCGCTGGACGAGCAGCTGGGCACCCCCCCGGCCATGGAGCGCCCCTGCCCACGCCCTGGCACCCCCGAGCCCACGCCAGGGCTGCCAGGCAGGCGGGCGCCACCAAAGCCGGACCCTTATGCTGGCAGAGCCCCACCGCCGAGAAGCGAGCCGAAGCGACGTGCCCGCTCGAAGAGCGCGCCACGGGTGAAGTCCACCTTCACCCCCGTGCCGATCAGCGTCTCGGCGTCGCCGCCGCTGGCCCGGCGTGGGCGGGAGGCGCTGCGGGTGGCCCGGGAGCCCTCCCGCCCCGAGCCCTCGCCACGCCGTGAGAGCCAGGTTCCCCTGCGGGCGCTGGCTAACGAGGTGCACCCCatcaagctgcagccgcagcgcAGCAGTGTCAGCCGCATCTCCCCGCTCTGCCTGGGCAGCAACTGCTTCGAGGAGGGGCCGGGCGCCAAGGTGGGCGCCAGCCCCCACGTCAAGTGCCGGGTGGACATCAAGCCGGATGAGGCAGTGCTGGTGCATGCTGCACGCAGCCTGCGGGCACCCCAGAGCCGGCAGGAACCGCCACGCTGGCCCCGTGCACCCGGGGCTGCCCGCAGCCTGGCGGTgccagggagcaggcaggcatCCGCATCCCGCACGCCCACCCCCAGCGACTCCTACAGCGGGGACCCCCCGTTCCTGCCCTACCCCAGCGAGTACTATGAGGCTGACCCCCGGGCGCTGGCGTACCAGACAGTGCCGGTGCCGGCCTCGCGGGACTTCAGGGAGTACCCCGAGAGGGGCTGCATGACCTTCTCGGCCCCCGGCGTCCCTGCCAAGTTCTTCTACGCAGAGGAGCCGGTGcggtgccccagccctgccatgcCCCTCCGCAGCTCCGGCTATGCCAGCTACCCCTACCCCGGCCGCCATGCCATCCCCCAGCACTTTTACGCAGAGGACCCAGCCAAAACTGCCATCCACACGGTGCCACCCCGGACGTTGTACGTGGAGGAGGCGCGGGGCTACCCGGTGCAGGAGGCGCCTGCCCGTGCCTTCTACGGGGATGAGCCCCGCTTTTATGCCCCCCGTGGCACCCCTGTCAAAACCCTCTATGCCGAGGATGCCCGGACGTACCCGGCCCTCGGCTCCTCTTCCCGGGTCTTCTACGCCGAGGACTACGGGAAGTACCGGGAGCGGGAGATGCTGTCGCGGACATGCCCTCCGCCCCGCAGCACCCAGCCCTTGCACTTCGGCGACTGGTACTGCCCTGAGCGGAGCACACTGCCCTACCAGACCTTGCAAGTGTCGCGCTTCGCCCCGCAACCACCTGGGCGTGAGGCCATGGTCTCCTCCTGGCATGCCAGCTATGGCGTAACCCCACCACGGCTGGGCCGGGAAAGTCAGCACTATTCCAAATCCTGGGATAACATCCTGGCGCCGGCAGTACACAGGGAGGAGGTCCTGCAGCGCGGGCGCAGCTATGAGAACCTGCTCGCCCAGGAGCAGCACCGTGCCTTATCCCCTGAGGAGCGCCGGCAGCCAGTGGTGATCAACCTGTCAAGCTCACCCAAGCGCTATGCTGCCCTGTCCCTCTCGGAGAGCTCCATCCTTGAGAGGGTGCACGCTGATGGTGGCCGAGGCCCCCCGGGCCGCTCCTGGTACGTCACACCGGAGATCACCATCACCGACAATGACATCCGTGCTGATGGGCTGGGCAGGAGCGAGAGGCGCTCGGCCAGCTGGGACGTGCTGGACGGGGGGCGGGAGCGCGGTCCCTACGCCGTgccctgcaccccacagcccgTCCCCAGGGAGAGCGGCTCGGGGCGCCAGCGCAGCCTGGAGCAGCTGGACGAGCTCATCACTGACCTCGTCATCGACTACAAGCCAGCACCAGACCATCGTGCCGGGCACAGGGACAGCCTTGCTGAGCAACtcaagcagcttctgagcagcagcaccccggggcccccccggcggggagagggcaggagggtcCCTCCTGGCGTGCCTGAAGGACCCCGACCCACAAAGGAGCAGCCGGGTCCCAGCTCCCGTGCCAGCGCCCCACGCCCCCAGCCTGCCCCACTGTCCGTCGGTCCCTTCGAGAAGTCACCGGAGAACTGCTCGCCTGACCTGAGCGCGGAGGAGGACGACATGATGATGTGCTCCAACGCCAAGTGCCGGCGGACAGAGACCATGTTCAACGCCTGCCTCTACTTCAAGTCGTGCCACAGTTGCTACACCTACTACTGCTCCCGGCACTGCCGCCGCGAGGACTGGGACACACACAAGGAGAGCTGCGTCTATGGGCGCGTGGGCAGCGTCTGCCGCCACGTCCTGCAGTTCTGCCGGGAGAATGCCGAGGTGCACAAGGCCTTCTCGCGCATCGCCAAGGTGGGCTACCTCTCCCGTGGCCGTGGCGTCCTCTTCCTGGGCTTCCCAAACGCTGGCTCGGCCGAGAACTTCCTCCAGTTTGGGCTGGAGAGCCTGCTGATGTCCCCCACCTACCTGTCCCTGCGGGAGCTAGAGAGCTACTCGGACAACCTGGGGGAGTACGCCCGGGAGCTGCGGGAGACGGGCAACCAGTATGACCCCGACGAATGTTTCCTCCTGAATGTAACCGTGGCTGTCACCCAAAAAGTGCCAGAGAGGCCGTCGCCGAAGATGCAGGTGCCGACGGTCAGGAAATACGCCAAGGTGGCCTTagcctcctccagccccgagaAGAAAATCCTGAAGAAGGAGCGGGACATGGAGACGTTGATCCTGACACCCCCACCCGGCACGGCGGACATCGacaaggagggggaggagggccgCAAGGCGCGGGAGGTCTGCTTCATCAACATCCAGCGGGAGCTGCGCATCCGTGGCGTCTTCCTGCGTCATGAGTTCCCTGCCGTCTATGAGCAGCTCTGCGACTTTGTGGAGAGCAACAAGCGCTTCACCCCCACCACCATCTACCCCATCGACAAGAGGACAGGCAAACAGTTCATGTGCATGATCATGGCAGCCTCCGAGCCCCGCACCCTCGACTGGGTGGCCAGCCCCAACCTCCTGGATGACATCATGTGA